A region from the Bradyrhizobium erythrophlei genome encodes:
- the purB gene encoding adenylosuccinate lyase, translating to MISRYTRPEMAAIWEAQTRFKIWFEIEAHAADALAELGVIPKEAAKTVWAKARDVIFDVARIDEIERETKHDVIAFLTHLAEIVGPEARFVHQGMTSSDVLDTCLNVQLTRAADLLIDDVDKVLKALKKRAFEHKMTPTIGRSHGIHAEPVTFGLKLAYAYAEFTRARERLVAARKEIATCAISGAVGTFAQIDPRVEEHVAKAMGLVPEPISTQVIPRDRHAMYFATLGVTASSVERLATEIRHLQRTEVLEAEEFFSEGQKGSSAMPHKRNPVLSENLTGLSRMVRAYVTPAMENVVLWHERDISHSSAERMIAPDATVTLDFALNRLAGLIDKLLIYPENMMKNLDRLGGLIHSQRLLIALTQKGASREDAYRLVQRNAMPVWRGEGDFQTLLKKDAEVKKYLSDAEISEQFDLGYHLKHVDTIFKRVFGEA from the coding sequence ACACCCGCCCGGAAATGGCCGCCATCTGGGAGGCGCAGACGCGCTTCAAGATCTGGTTCGAGATCGAGGCGCATGCCGCTGATGCGCTGGCCGAATTAGGCGTCATCCCGAAGGAAGCGGCCAAAACGGTATGGGCCAAGGCCCGCGACGTCATTTTCGACGTGGCCCGGATCGACGAGATCGAGCGCGAAACCAAGCACGACGTCATTGCCTTCCTGACCCATCTGGCGGAAATCGTCGGCCCCGAGGCGCGCTTCGTGCACCAGGGCATGACCTCCTCCGACGTGCTCGACACCTGCCTCAACGTGCAGCTGACCCGCGCCGCCGACCTCTTGATCGACGACGTCGACAAGGTGCTCAAGGCGCTCAAGAAGCGCGCCTTCGAGCACAAGATGACGCCGACCATCGGCCGCTCTCACGGCATCCATGCCGAGCCGGTGACCTTCGGACTGAAGCTCGCTTACGCCTACGCCGAATTCACCCGCGCCCGCGAGCGCCTGGTCGCCGCCCGCAAGGAAATCGCAACCTGCGCGATCTCGGGCGCCGTCGGCACCTTCGCGCAGATCGATCCGCGTGTCGAAGAACATGTCGCAAAAGCGATGGGGCTGGTGCCGGAGCCGATCTCCACACAGGTGATCCCGCGCGACCGCCATGCGATGTATTTCGCAACGCTCGGCGTTACCGCCTCTTCGGTCGAGCGGCTCGCTACCGAGATCCGGCATTTGCAGCGCACCGAGGTGCTGGAAGCGGAAGAATTCTTCTCCGAGGGCCAGAAGGGTTCCTCGGCGATGCCGCACAAGCGCAACCCGGTGCTGTCGGAAAACCTCACCGGCCTCTCCCGCATGGTCCGCGCCTATGTCACGCCGGCGATGGAGAACGTCGTGCTGTGGCACGAGCGCGACATCTCGCACTCCTCGGCCGAGCGCATGATCGCACCCGATGCCACGGTGACGCTGGATTTCGCGCTCAACCGCCTCGCCGGCCTGATCGACAAATTGCTGATCTATCCCGAGAACATGATGAAGAACCTCGACCGGCTCGGCGGCCTCATTCACTCACAGCGCCTTCTGATCGCTCTGACCCAGAAGGGCGCCAGCCGCGAGGACGCCTACAGACTGGTGCAGCGCAACGCGATGCCGGTATGGCGCGGCGAAGGCGACTTCCAGACGCTGCTGAAGAAGGACGCCGAGGTGAAGAAATATCTCTCGGACGCCGAGATCTCCGAACAATTCGATCTCGGCTATCACCTCAAGCACGTCGATACGATTTTCAAGCGCGTGTTCGGAGAAGCGTGA